Part of the Musa acuminata AAA Group cultivar baxijiao chromosome BXJ2-7, Cavendish_Baxijiao_AAA, whole genome shotgun sequence genome is shown below.
ACCAGATAATTATCTCAGCTTGCGGTTTCTTTGCCTGCAAAAGATCCAGAGAGTATATGAATGTGACACCAAATACCCAGGAGTAGCTAGTTAACAGTATGCTACTGACCAGAACAAATCCTTCTTTTCCTGAGCTAAGAACTCCTCGAATGAGATATCAGGCAATTCGGCAGCTTGGTCTGATTTAGCCTTCTGCTCCATGTTTGCGCTAACCTCAAGCATCTGCCAATAGCATGTCAGATGGGCATTAAAATCACATAATCAATATGGTGCGGGCGTGTTATTACTGTTTTATATGCTGGTGAGAGCTTGAGCTGCTCCTGAAGTAGATTATAAACAGTTGCATCTTCCTCCACTCTCTTGTGCTCAGCTTCTAGTTTGTATATCTGCAGGAACATACAAAGAATTATCTTAGGGGAAATGCATGAAATATATACTAGCTGCTGTGGTCAAGCAACGATTCTTAATATAACCTGTTGGCAAAGACGATCAAAAGAAGATCTGTCAGCTTTATACAATAATGCTTTCTTTATTTTGAAACTCCTTTGAATAATCTCTGACCTGAAAAGGGTGGATGCATAATTTTTCTGGCATGATAACAATAAATAACAGCAAGAGTGTAAATTGGCTACATACTTGCGCTGCAATTCATTTCTTGCGTCAACCAGACAGTTGATGAACTGACCAACCTGAACAAGAGAATGCTCATTATATGCTCCAACAACTCCAACCAAGCTTATCAGATACATGGGGTTTCTTTCACAAAATCAGTTTGAAATGAAATAGAAACTAAGCATCCTCAAATTTAAAGGACAGTTGCAGAAAGGGTCTGTTGATGTAGAGCGAGTTGTATGATAAAAAAAAGTGTTCTGTATGCAAAATCCAATAAGATTCAGTCAAAAATATTGAATATAAAAGCATCCAACAAATCCACTACATTCATTGAAATGGGAAGTTGAAGAATTGCTGTGTTGGTGATGAAAGAAAGATCAAACGAAATACATAAAGGACAGATTCATTCAACTTTACAATGGACAGGTAGCCTATTATTTAGCTACAATGAATGCATCAGTTGCTCAGTTGTTGGATTAAAATGGTGAATAAACAAATCTCTCCTTTTCCAACTTAGATCAACCTTCTAATTAAACATCAATAAATGATTGCAGGCTAAAGATTGTGAATCTAGATATTTTTTATTCAATATTAGCTTTCTTGTAATGTCTATTTGGTAAGGTGGTCTTTGTCTAACAGAGATACTTTTCTCATTTTCTATGCTTCACAATGAGGTATCACTAGCTTTTATGAGATCATGACTAATATAGTTATTGTGTTTGACTTTTAACAGACTTATCCTGCCAGATATTCACAATCAGAAATTGTCTCTATCCAAAGTTATCCATATGTTATTATCTATAAGCTGAGTTTTTAGCACAAATTTAGAAAGTATCCTGGGTATGTCTTTGTACTAGGCTTCCAATAAGAATGTGGTGTGGATCCTGATTTATGGCTAAAGACTTAAGAAGTCAGATccaatgcaggatgcaaatgttgAGTTCTTTTTTCCTGCAAAAAGAAAGATAATTGTTTTTCCTTTAATAAGATGCCACGGCAATGGCTATATATTTGTCACAAAGGCAACCAATCATTGTGATTTGGTTCCAAATTATATGCTCTTCTACATCAGAACCATAATAGGCATGTGATCTCCAGAATATTAACGAGCCTTTACAAAAAAAaacagcaatatatatatatatatatatatatatatatatattggaactGGTATTTTAAGAACCATGTTTCACCTCCAAACTAAAATTTGAGAATCGCATTTTAAATGTATAAAGATATAAACCACTTATATTAATTAAAAGTGTGTTTTCTCATCGAACATCTATAGCATGAAAGTTCCTGCTTTCAACCTCGAGGCATCATGCACATTAGAGAAAGAACTTCACATAGTTCCATAGCTGAGTCAAACATCtattttcttaatatttattatatgaaACTGCTATTCTTAAGAGAAACACAAATGCCACAGAATCAAAGTAAATAATAAAGGCACGTCTTTAGATGAATAAACTAAGCTCCTCTCTTTCTCCAGTCCGTGGGGCTATCAACAATTTATAGTATATTCTGTAACTGGACTATATCAAATGCCTATACAACAGTTTTGGTGCCCATAGCTAACTTCTAATACCAGTTTCCACAGCTTCCAGGATTCTCATGAATTTACTGGGAAATGGTTAACCAAAAAGTGGTCATTCTTTCAAAGCATttcaaataacaaaataaaataacttCCACATGCaagttagtcattctcaagtggtTTCTTCATTGATgtcacttccaatcttgcaggctAAAAATAAAAGTTCTTCAAGCctccaaatgaaaacaagagttttctttctttttaatgaaGTGATCAATTTGTAAGGACACCTCTCAACTTTTGCTGTTTACTTCTAAATGCAGACAATTCCACTTTGCGTGTGTGAAATATCCTAGTTGTTCTTCATAATACACAAAAAGAGAACCAGATGTCCTATTTGAATGGGTTGCTCGATCGATTGCAATATATCCATGAGGAGGGCAACAGAAATGCTATATGAATATAAAAAGTTGAAAATTAGCAACAACCTGGTTTTGTAAGCCACATGCCTTCAGTCCCAAAGTCGTTATAATTCAGAAAAGTATACTCGTGCAATTAACAGGCAGTCAAATTTATGCAATCAAAGATGAGATATATATCTAAAAGTTCCTCCTTTTGCAACTTATTCTATTTCAGGAACTACatattatatgaatatatatggATATAATTGATTAACAAATATCTAAAGTAACAGGGAAGTCTTGATTTATCCTCCTAAAGTAAAATACATGATTGAGGTTCAAGATATCTGAACTGGAAAGTTTTCTTGGCATTGTTAGGATAACTGAAACGGCTAACAAGAATATGTCATTCATGACCTtgaatgcacaattcaagatcctTAGATGGAATTACAGATTGATGATAACACAGAGCTATATTTTACATGTTGACTGTAAACAGATGAAATTAAAAGAACAATGCATTAAAATTGAAGACAAGGATATCATCAGATGTTCCATGACAAGCGAGGCATATGTTGCCTATTATGCCCATTACAAACATGGATAAAGAAGGGTGACAAAACCAACTTGTTTTGGTGACATAAATATTTCATGTCATCCTAAAAAGGATGAACCTACTAAAAAATCAATTGGAATTCAATAAACTATGACCAATGATGACCCGGATTTGCTAagcctaaaatataaaaatatattggaaAATGTAGAAGTGCAAATTGAATAGTAGAGATAAAGAGAAATGCATGATTGAAATGATCAGTTCTTTAATTTTGTCTTCATGGACTGTGAAATTTAAGTATCCTATTGGTAGAAGATGAATAACAAGATCTCCGCTTAGGTATAAGATGGCAAAATTCTGATGTTAATCCTATGATTTCCCAGAATGCCTCCAAAACCAAAGAATGAAACGGAAATCCTATTCCAATCTCTAGGCATATAGAAAAAGGTCTCCTTCACTGGCCTCCACATCGCCCATTCTGCAGTACTCTAGAATATGATGTAAGTAAACAGGTTGAGTAAATGTCGTCCACATAACATTTTCCCATCTGATTGATCTTTAACAATAAAAATTACGATTGTGATTTGTGTTTAGTAATCAACATATATGAAAATAATTATTACTGAGTGTGATAAGTTTTCATGAATCATGTGATGGATAAATCTATGCTCCTTGACATATTTTCCATATTTGGCTGACTGTTAAGTGGGAAAAGTTAGCCTATATTGCAACTTTTTATGGTTAAGATTACGTACTCTGCGACATCAATTCTGATTGATTTTCCAAATACCAGTTTCCTATATTTTCTTTATGATCCCTTCTCGTAGTCCGATTAAGAGTCACAAGATAACTACACCAAGTTCAAAACCCTAAGAATAAGTAAGAAGTTAGGGTTAAGATGTTCTAACAAATGACCCGATCACCACATGGAATCGATCAATATCATAGTGGGAGGAAACCTCACACGGCATGACATCAATAAAATCTCCAACTTTTCTTTTCACGACTGCAAAATCTCAAATCTTATGAATTTATATCTTTGTTCCCTTCTCCTCCAAATATAAGATAAATCAGGGATAGCAAGAAAGAAAAATCAACCGCAGCTACAAAACTTCGTCAAAGACACGAACGCCAAAAGCTAAAAGTTCGAGGGAGAGCAAGAAAACCTGAGCGACTGTCAAGGTCTTGGCTTTATTGGACTCGACGATCTCATCATACTGTAGCTTGATCCTCCTCTGCGTCGAGCTCGCAAACGAGGAGAACGGGTAGATGCGGTCCATCCTCCGGTTCCCCACCTCTCCCATTCCATACGCCGCCGCCGCGTTCCCATCGTCATCTCCCCCTTCCAATCCCCCTCGACAAATccccctcttcttcctcgccttCTTTCTCCTGCCCTTGTCCTCACCGCCCGCCGgctccgccgctgccgccgcgtcCTTCTCCCCGCCGTCCTTGGGCGGCTGCGGAGGTGGGTCCCACGCGGAGAGGTCACGGCGGAGGTGATGGTGCTCCTTTTCTCGGCATCCGAGCCACGGATGCCCACGCTTCTTGTTCCTgaggtagaggaggaggaggaggaagaggagggagaaagAAAGGGAGGAGATGAataggaggaaggaggaggaggagtgcgCAACtacagatggtggtaccgccatggGCGGAGGCTCGACATCCCACAAGAATAGAATAGAGAGGATCAGAGAGAACCCCTACTCACTTCTTTCTGCCCCTCCTGCTCCGGCTTTGGGTTCCAATGTTCTGTAcaagccttcttttttgttgaggCGGAGGTGGCAATTTGGGTACGGCGTTGGAATACTTGCGGTGAAGGAAAGGGGTAAGcaagcaataataataataataataataaataaaagaaacggtaaaaaaacaaaaattgaagTGGAGTGACAAAAGATAAAGCAGTGCTATTCTTTTTCatggcacatatatatatatatatatatatatatatatatatatatatatatatatatatatatatatatatatatatatatatataatttaattagatcttttttgaatttaaaattttatattaaatttgttataattatgaagtaaaatatttaaatttatttatcctaatatcatcgattttactgataaaaatatgaaaataatgagtaaaaaaataattttaatattggaTCAAGTGATTGTTGTAGATGAGAAAAGTAACAGCGAGAGATGAGAATCGCTAAGCAACTATATTCACGTCGATACAATTGTCGAGTAAAGAAAGTGTCATTAATGCAGATACCAAGTGACACTTTTACCATTGGACAACTATATCAACGCTAACGTAAATATAGAGCAACGAAAGGATAACTCAATATTTTCGTCGATATCGACGCAAATATAGAGAGGATCAGAGAGAACCCCTACTCACTTCTTTCTGCCCCTCCTGCTCCGGCTTTGGGTTCCAATGTTCTGTAcaagccttcttttttgttgaggCGGAGGTGGCAATTTGGGTACGGCGTTGGAATACTTGCGGGGAAGGAAAGGGGTAagcaaacaataataataataataaagaaaagaaacggtaaaaaaagaaaaaaaaaagaaaaattgaagTGGAGTGACAAAAGATAAAGCAGTACTATTCTTTTtcatggcatatatatatatatatatatatatatatatatatatatatatatatatatatatatatatatatatatatatatataatttaattatatcttctttgaaattaaatttttatattaaaatttttataattatgaaaataaaatatttacatttatttatcctaatatcatcgattttactgataaaaatatgaaaacaatgagtaaaaaaataattttaatgttccaaTTGACGATGACAGACGATGACGTTGTTGGGCCACAAGTGACCGTTGCGGATGAGAAAAGTAATAGCGAGAGATGAGGATCGCTTGACAACTATATTCACATCAATATAATTATCGAGCAACGAAAGTGCAATCAATACAGATACCAAGTGACACTTTTACCATTGGACAACTACATCAATGTCAACGTAAATGTAAAGCAACAAAAGGATAACTCAATATTTACGTCGATATCAACGCAAATATAGAACAGCACGATATAAAACAAGTCCTCTCGCCATCGCTTTTTTCATCCACAATAACTACATGTGGCCCTAGCAACATCAACTTTTGCCACCATCATTTAAAacgttgaaattatattttttacttattatttttatttttattttatattttatatttttattagtaaaatcaataattttatgataaataaatctaaatattttactttcataattataactaCGATGTTAAAAAGGTTTAACTATAGAAGATATCATTGGTCGtcacataaaaaataacatatgagAATCAGTAACATATTTGATTGTGTTATATATACATAACACAGATACTAGTAggacataatatttttatttatttttaatatagtaTGGAACGTCCGAAAATTATAGTATACATGATACATAAATTTTCTTTCAATATATCTTccatatgataaataatataatatgagACTACTATTGGTTTCCTTCCCATTTATCATCCATGTTAGAAATTACATGGTGAGGGATTATAGCATTAATGCCACACAAGTTTTGTTTCTATGTTGGGAAAAATACAGCATGAGATTGTAGTGTTAACGGTGTACAAGTTTTCTTCCTTCTATTTGTCATCCATATGAGGAACAATATAATATGAGATTGTAGTGTTAGTGCTATACAAGTTTTCTTCCTATTTATCATCCATCTCAAGGGAATAAATGTAATATAAGATTGTAATATTCATGCTGCacaatttttcatccatacaagacctaatttgtatatctcatcaacaACATACTAAATCATTTATGGATTCCTTAaacaaaataagaatcaaagataaaatatttacatgttATGGTAAAACTACAAATAGTATGCGATGAAGATGAGATgagatcataatattttattgtcCATAAAAAATAATCATTGATAGAATTGAGTCAACATCAAAGCATTTTAGAAATTCAAACCATGAAAGACCCaagaaaattctaaaaatatctTTTAAGAACAGTCCATTAATGTATATAAAGGATAAATGACAGCATAATGAGCATACAATGAAGAACTTGCCAGAGAACCAAAGGTGACAATCTCGGTTCGAACCGGTCCGGTCCGAGTCAAGATAATTTCAAGCCAATCCAGGGTCCGTCAACTGAGCCGGTTCTCTTAGATGTGCGCCAACTGACCCGATCCGCTATTCATATTTGGGTCCAAGTCAGTATATCTAAACCCGACCCGTTGTTACCACCACAAAACGTCTCACCGGAATCGgatgcccctctctctctctccctctctcttcgaTGGGCCGACGTTAGCAGCAGAAGACGACGAGAAACCAACCCTAACGCGAAGGTGACACCTGAAACGCTAATCCATAAAACCCTTACGCCTACCCAAATCAAGAAAAGCGCATGGTGTCGCTGAGTCGGGCGGCCTGGAGGGCTCTGGGCCGCTCCCGACGACCATGGCCGAGGCGACGACCGAGGTCTACCGCCACG
Proteins encoded:
- the LOC135616930 gene encoding uncharacterized protein LOC135616930 → MAVPPSVVAHSSSSFLLFISSLSFSLLFLLLLLYLRNKKRGHPWLGCREKEHHHLRRDLSAWDPPPQPPKDGGEKDAAAAAEPAGGEDKGRRKKARKKRGICRGGLEGGDDDGNAAAAYGMGEVGNRRMDRIYPFSSFASSTQRRIKLQYDEIVESNKAKTLTVAQVGQFINCLVDARNELQRKSEIIQRSFKIKKALLYKADRSSFDRLCQQIYKLEAEHKRVEEDATVYNLLQEQLKLSPAYKTMLEVSANMEQKAKSDQAAELPDISFEEFLAQEKKDLFWQRNRKLR